Part of the Paracoccus sp. MC1862 genome, GGCAAGATCGCCCTCGATGCAGCCCGAGGTGATCTGGCCGACACGGGTCCCGTCCGGCAGGAAGGCCATGACGGTGCCGGGGCGGCGGTAATGCGGCCCCTCGACGCCGGTCAGGATGGCCAGCACCGCGCCGGGAACCAGCGCCTGAAGCGGATCGGCAAGCAGAAGGTCGGGCAGGTCGAACATATTGAACCGGGGCAGCGCAGACGACAGTCAGACCACGCCCCGCGCCGGAAGGCCAGCACCTTCAGGCCACCAGAAGCGCGCCGCCGATTGCGCCCGCAACGACCACGACCCAGGGCGGCGCCTTCCATGCCACCAGCGCGACGAAGCAGGCGAGCGCCAGCGCGAAATCGGCCCGGTTGCCGACGGCGCCGGTGAAGACCGGATCATAAAGGGCCACGCCGAGGATGCCGACCACGGCGGCATTCGCCCCCTGCATCGCCGATTGCGCCCATGACCGCCGCCGCAGCCGGTCCCAGAAGGGCAGCGCCGCGATCAGCAGCAGGAACCCTGGCAGGAACAGCGCCAGCAGCGCAATGACGGCGCCGGGAATGCCGTTCGGCCGGGGTTCCATCACCGCGCCCAGCCATGCGGCAAAGGTGAACAGCGGCCCCGGCACCGCCTGCGCGGCACCGTAGCCCGCAAGGAAGGCATCCTCGCTGACCCAGCCGGCCGCGACCGTTTCCGCCTGAAGCAGCGGCAGCACCACATGGCCGCCGCCGAAAACCAGCGATCCGGCGCGATAGAAGCTGTCAATCAGCGCGAAGCCCTGCCCCATGCCGGCAAGCAGCGGCAGCCCCACCAGAAGCAGGACAAAGGCCGAGGCCGCCGCCACTCCGGCCCGGCGCGACACCGGAACGGTCGGCATCACGCCCTCGGCCGCGCGTCCGCGGCCGAGGGCAAGCCCGGCCAGCGCCCCCAGAAGGATCGCCGCGACCATCCCGACCGACCCCGGCGCGACGGCCAGCAGCACAACCGCCGCCACGGCGATGGCGGCGCGTTCCCGGTCCGGGCAAAGGCTGCGCGCCATCCCCCAGACCGCCTGGGCCACCACTGCCACGGCCACGATCTTCAGACCGTGCAGCAGGCCCGCCATCAGCGGCCCCTCGATCCGCCCGGCGGTCAGCGCCAGCGTCACCAGCAGGACCGCCGAGGGCAGCGTGAAGGCCAGAAAAGCGGCGATGGCCCCGCCCCAGCCGGCGCGCATCAGGCCCAGCGTGAAGCCCACCTGACTGGACGCGGGGCCGGGCAGGAACTGGCAGAGCGCCACGACATCGGCATAGGCTGCTTCGGTCAGCCATCTGCGGCGGACCACCAGCTCGTCGCGGAAATAGCCCAGATGCGCGATCGGGCCGCCGAACGAGGTCAGCCCGAGCTTGAGAAAGGCCAGAAAGACCTCGGCCACGCTGCCCTGCACCCGTGTTGGCGCGTCCTGCGAAAGCATTGCGGCTCCTTCCCTTGCGGATCGGGTCGCGGCCGGCTTCGCACATGCTATCCTTTGGGGCAACGCGGAGGGCATGTCGATGACGGCACCAGAGGTTGCGGGCATCCTGCTGGCGGCCGGCCACGGCCGCCGCTTTGGCGCGGGCAACAAGCTGCTGGCCGACTGGCATGGCGCCCCCGTGGTGGTTCATGCAGCCGATGCGCTGCGACGGATCGGCGCGGCGCAGTTGATCGCCGTCCTGCGCGACCGGCGGGTGGCGGCGCTGCTGCCGGGGTTCCGCATCGTCATGGCCGACAGTGCCGAAAGCATGTCCGACAGCCTGCGGCTCGGCCTCGCCGCCGCGTGCGCCGACAAGGCGCTGGTCGTCCTGGGCGACATGCCCGCGGTGCCATCTGCCCATCTCGCCGCGCTGATCCGTGCCTGCACCCCGGACCTTGCGGCGGCCAGCGCCTATGTCGCGCCCGACGGGCCTCGTGCCGGAGTTCCCGCCTGCCTGCCCCGCGCCATGTTCGCAGCCGCAGCGGAAATTCAGGGCGACCGGGGCGCACGCCACCTGCTGACGGGCGCGAGGCTGATCCCCCTGCCGCCCGGCGCCGCCCATGACATCGACCGCCCAGAGGATCTGGCTCGGCCGCACGGCCATTGACGCCCGCCCGCCCGCGGGCGTAAGTGCCGCTCGTCCGAGTTCCGGCCCCGCCGGATTCAAAGGGAACACGGGACGGCCTTCGGGCCGAGGCCGTGGCTGCCCCCGCAACTGTGCGCGGAGAGCGGCGCCGAACTGCCACTGGGGACATCCCCCGGGAAGGCCGGCGTCTGCTGTGACCCGCAAGCCAGGAGACCTGCTCGGCGACACCCTTTCGATGGTGCGGGGTGCGCCAGCGAAGCGGCTTGTCCCGCAGCGGTGATTGCCACTGTCCGCGGGGTCGATCCGTCCCCCGGACCCACGCCAATCCTGCGGGCCCATGCGCCCGCGACCACGGGGACCGACCATGTCCGACACCATCCGCACCCTTCGCCTGACCGCCGCGCCGCTTGCGTTGGTCCTTGCCCTTCCGGCCTTTGCGCAGGACTCGCTGACGCTCGACCCGGTAATCCTGTCCGGCGGCTTCTCGCCCGTCGAGGCCGCCGCCTATGGCCGCGCCGCCACCGTGCTTGACGCCGAGGACCTGCGCCGGCGCGGCGTCTCGACCGTGCAGGACGCCCTGCGCGGCTTGCCGGGCGTGTCGGTCAACAGCACCGGCGCCGCGCTGACCTCGGTCCGCATCCGGGGCGGCGAGGGGCGGCACACGCTGATCCTGATCGACGGCGTCAGCGCGGCCGCGGGCGACCAGCCCTATTACCTCAGCGGCCTCGACATCGGGGATGTCGAGCGCATCGAGGTCCTTCGCGGCCCGCAGTCGGTCTATTACGGCTCCTCCGCCGCCTCGGGCGTCATCAACATCATCACCCGCAAGGCCAGCGAAACCGGCGGCCATGCGCGGGTCGAGCTTGGCAACGGCGCGGCGGCGGGCTTGGGGCAAAGCATCGTCACCGACCGCTGGCGGCTGCAGGGCGACTGGTCCTGGCGCGACGACCGGGGCCATGACGTTTCGGGCGGCGATGGCGATCGCGATGGCCTTCGCCGGGGCACGCTGAGCCTTTCGGGCGAGTGGCAGGCGACCGGAACGCTGAGCCTCGGCTTTTCCGCGCGCCGCGCTGATGAACGTTACGACTACGACGACACCGACTTTCTGGCCTCCCGCGTGGAAGATTACGTGGTGGACAGCGACGCCGATGCGGAGCGCGACGAGCGCCTCGGCACCGTCTGGGGCAGCCTCGATACGCTGGACGGCCGCCTGAACCATCGCCTGTCATGGGAGGACACGCGCCTCCGGCTTGACCAGAGCGACGGGACCGAGACGCGGGCACGCCGGCGGGCGCTGAAATACCGTGCGACACTGGGGCTGGACGGCGCGGTGGACACGGCGGAGCAGACGCTGGCCTTCGCGCTGGACCGGATCAGCGACAACGCCTCGGGCGTGGCCGAGAACCGGCGCGACACGACCTCGGGGGCATTGGAATATCGGGGCGCCTTTGCCAACGGTGTCGATGTGCAGCTTGGCTTGCGGCATGACGACAGTTCGGATTTCGAATCCAAGACGACCTGGAACGCAGGCCTGTCCTGGCGGATCGAGGGCACGCCCTGGCGGCTGCATGCCTCGGCCGGGACGGGGCTGCTGCATCCGCAATATTACCAGATCCTCGGCGGCTTCGGCAGCATCGGCAACCCGAACCTCAAGCCCGAGGAGAACCGCAGCATCGATCTCGGCGTGGAATACAGCCTGCCGGACGGGCGCGGCGTGATCGACGTGACCTGGTTCCGCGAGAAGCTGCAGGACGAGATCACCTACAGCTTCCTGCCGCTGCCCGACGGCACCAACTATTACAACGAAACGGGCGAAAGTCGGCGCGAGGGGATCGAAGTGGCAATCCGCCAGGACGTGACCGACGCGCTGACGCTGGGCGCGGCCTATACCTACCTCGACGCGGAAAGCCCGAACAGCGCAATAGAGACCCGGCGGCCCCGGCATGAGCTTGCGCTGAACGCAAGCCTGCAGACATTCGGCGGGCGCGGCTGGGTGGCGGCCGACCTGCGCCATGTCCGCGACATGGCCGACACCCTGCCCTTCGGCAGCTTCGAGACGCGCGAACTGCCCGATTTCACCACGGTCAACCTTGCCGCCAGCTACGACATGACCGAAACCGCGCGGCTGTCGGCCCGCATCACCAACCTGTTCGACAAGGATTACCAGGAATCCTGGGGCTATGCCGCGCCCGGCCGCGCCGGATGGCTGGGGATCGAGACGCGATGGTGAGGCGCCCGGCCCTTGCGGCGGCGCTGGCCGTGCTGCTGGCGCTGCCCGCAGGGGCCGAGCTGCCCGCCCGCGTCGTCTCGATGAACCTCTGCACCGATCAGTTGTCGATGGCGCTGGCCGCGCCGGGGCAGGTGATCTCGGTGTCCCACGTCGCCCGCGACCCGCGCGCCTCGGCGATGGCCGACGAGGCGATGCACTATCCCGTGAACCGGGGCCGGGCCGAAGAGATCTACCTGCTCAAGCCCGATCTGGTGCTGGCGGGAAACTTCGGCGGACCGGCGGTGGCCATGCTGCACCGGCTGGGCGTGCCGGTGGTCGAGGTCGCGCCGCCGACCTCTCTGGTCGAGGCGCGGGATGCGATTGCCCAGGTCGGGGCCGCGCTGGGCCGCGACAAGGCGGCAGCGGCGATGATCGCGGATTTCGACCGGGACGTGGCCGAGCTTTCCCGCGAGGCCGGACCCGACGCGCCCACGGCGGCGACCTGGGGCGCGAACGGCTATTCCGTCGGCGGCGACACGCTGGCCGGTGACATCATGCGCAAGGCGGGCTTTGCGCTGGTGGCGGACGGGCTGGGCATGGAAAGTTCCGGCTTCATCACGCTTGAGCAACTGGTCATGGCCGACCCCGACCTGATCGTGACCGGCACCCCCTATCCCGCCGCCTCGCGGGCCGAAGAGGTGCTGGACCATCCCGCGCTGGACAATCTGAGCGGCCATGTCCTGCGGGTTCCCGACGCGCTGTGGACCTGCGCCCTGCCCCGCTCGCTGGAAGCCTTGGCGATGCTGTCGGCCGAAGTCGAGGCGCTGCGGTGAGCCGCGACGTGCGGCTTCTCGGCGGCCTTGCCGCGCTGGTCGCGGGGCTGGCGCTTCTGTCGCTGCTGACCGGCCCGGCAGGCGCCGGCCCCCGCGCAAGTCTTTCCGCGCTGTGGACCGGAGAGGGACCCTTGGGCATCGTCCTGCGGGAAATCCGCGCGCCCCGCACCCTGCTGGGCATCATGGTCGGCGTCAGCCTCGGCCTGTCGGGCGCGGCGCTGCAGGGCTATCTGCGGAACCCGCTGGCCGAGCCGGGGCTGATCGGCATTTCCACCTCGGCCGCGCTGGGGGCGGTGATCGCCATTCAGGCAGGTGTCTCGGTGCTGGGCCTTGGCGTCCCCCTCGCAGCGCTGGCCGGCGCGCTGGGGGGCGTGGCGCTGATCCTCGGCCTTGCGGGCCGCAGCGGAGGGATCGCGGGCGGGGGCCTCGGACTGATCCTCGGCGGCATCGCCGTTTCGGCGCTGGCGGGGGCGCTGACGGCGCTGGTGCTGAACCTCTCGGCCAATCCCTTCGCCGCCTATGACATCATGTTCTGGACGATGGGCTCGCTGGCCGACCGAAGTTGGGGGCATGTGCTGACAGCGGCGCCGCTGATGGTGCTGGGCTGGGCCGCGCTGATCCGCACCGGGCGCGATCTGGATGCGCTGTCGCTGGGCCAGGAAGCCGCAGCCTCGATGGGCGTCGACCTGTCGCGGCTGCGGCTGACAGTGGTGCTGGGCGCGGCGGCTGCGGTGGGGGCCGCGACGGCGGTGGCGGGCGCCATCGGCTTCGTCGGGCTGGTGGTGCCGCATCTGCTGCGCGGCGCGGTGGGCGCGATGCCGTCGCGCCTGCTGCCCGCATCCGCGCTGGGGGGCGCGGCGCTGGTGCTGGCGGCGGATGTGGCGGTGCGGCTGATCCTGCCCGAACGCGACCTCAAGCTGGGGGTGATGATGGCGCTGGTGGGTGCCCCGGTCTTCCTGCACCTCATCTGGCGCACGCAGGCCGGCCGATGAGCCTGACCCTGCACAACCTGACCGTTGCGCCCGAGGGCCGGGCGCTTCTGGAGCGCGTCAGCCTGACCGTGCCGGCGGGCAGCTTCGTCGGTCTGATCGGCCCCAACGGCGCCGGCAAGACAACGCTCATGCGGGCGGCGCTGGGGCTGATCTCCGCCGAGGGTCAATCCGACCTCGCCGCCCTGCCACCCGCCCGCCGCGCCCGCCGCGCCGCCTGGCTGCCGCAGGTACGCGAGATCGCGTGGCCCATCCCCGTCGAGGCGCTGGTGCGCCTCGGCCGCCGCGCCGATCCCGACCGCCGTGCGGACGGCCCCGCCGTGGCAGAGGCGATGGCCGCATTGGACGTCACCCACCTGGCGCAGCGCCGCGCGACCGAGCTTTCGGGGGGGGAACTTGCCCGCGCCCTGATCGCCCGCCTGCTCGCGCAGCGCACGCCGCTGATTCTCGCGGATGAGCCGGTCGCGGGCCTCGACCCCGCGCACCAGTTCGCCGTAATGGAATTGTTCGCCAGCCTCGCCCGGCAGGGCCGCACCGTGATCGCCTCGATCCACGACCTGGCACTGGCTGCGCGCTATTGCCAGCGGCTGGTGCTGATGGACGCAGGCCGCATCGTCGCCGATGGCACGCCCACCGAGGTCCTGTCGCCTGCGCGGTTGACCGCCGCCTTCGGCGTCTCGGGCGCCTTCGTGCCGACGCCTTCGGGGCCGGTCTTCGTCACCCTGCCGCCACCCCCAGGGTCCGCCGCGCCCGCGCCACCAGAGCCGTGAGATCCTGAAAGCTCTGGTCCCCGAACAGCGCCTCGTCGCCCGCGATCAAGGTGGGCGTGCCCAGCAGGCTCATGTGCTCGGCCAGCATGAAGGAGCGGGCGATGTGATCCTCGACCCGATCGGAATACATATCCTCGCGCAGCTTCGCCTCGTCCAGCCCCAGACGGCGGACAACCCGCATCACCGACGGCTCGGCCGCGCGGTCGCGCATTCCCATCAGGCTGGTGTGAAGCTGCCAGTATTTCCCCTGATCCAGCGAAGCCAACGAGGCGCGCGCCGCGAAATCCGAGCCCTCGCCGAAGATCGGCCATTCGCGGAACACAACCCGCAACTGCGGATCGGAACCGATAAGCCGCTGCATCCCGGGGACGATCTTCTTGCAGAAGGGACAGTTGTAATCGAAGAACTCGGTCAGCGTGATGTTGCCCTGCGGGTTGCCCAGCACGATGCCGTTGCGGTCGCGCTCCAGCGCCTCGCGCAGCTCCTCGCGCATCGGGTTCGGCCGGTCGCCCTGACCCAAGGCGGGCGAAGCCACTGCTGCGGCAAGAAGGGCGAGCGTTGCGCGGCGACTGGGCATGGGCGTCCTTTCCGTGGTCCGTCGCCACGGTAGGAACGTTGGGTGACACAGGGAAATCACGAAGCCTCCAGTCCCGGGGGGCTGCCCCGGAGGACAGATGCCGCGCAGATCCGCCCCGTCGATCCGAGAACCCGAGGCGGTGCCCGCCTGCCCCCTCTGCCTGCGCCCGATCCCGCCCGGCGTGCCACAGAGCCGCCATCACCTGATCCCGAAGCTGCGCGGCGGCAAGGGCGGCGAGACGGTGCTGCTGCACCAGGTCTGCCATTCCACGACCCATCGCACCCTGAGCGAGACGGAACTGGCCCGCAACTACGCGACGGTGGAGGCCCTGCGCGCCCATACGGAACTGCGGCGGTTCTTCGACTGGGTGGCGAAGCGCCCGCCGGGGTGGAAGGGGAAGGTGCGGTGAACGTTTGGAGATCGAGTGATTCGGGTGCATGATCGACCCTCTCTCCTGCCGGAAAGGAACCGCCATGCCCCGCCTGACGATCTTCAGCCTCGCCTCGGCCTGCGTCCTCGCCGCCTCGCCGGTCCTGGCCCAATCCGCCGCAACCACGACGCCCACGCCCCAGCCGGTGGTCACGACCCCGGATCAGGGGGCGACTCCTGCCAGGCCATCCGGGCGGACCGGGTGCGGGTCGAAGGCACGGCAGGTCATGTCGTGATGTGAGCGCCACGCCGGTGATCCGACGAAGCGTTTGCATCTAAGATCGCGCGTGCAAAGCGCGCACCTTATGCTTGTTAGATGCAACCAACGCGAATCTGCGCGCCAGCTAAGGCGTCGCGGGGCTAGTAGGGGTTGCGGCGGCTTTTCGACTGATTAGAGAAGTGGCCGGTGTAAGGAGCAGAAGGAGCAGAAGGAGCAGTAAAAAGTAGTGCGCCTAAATCTATGCACTCGGCATTGCGGCAGCGGCAGCACGTAACTCTTAGCTTGCCTCTAACCAAAAAAATGTACAAGACTTCTAGGAAGCTAGAAGCCTTCGATTTCTAATGGCTTGCAAACGGCGTTCAAGCTTCTCTTGCAAGTCAACTCCTGTAGTCCATCGTATTGCATGCAAATCCTGCACATCAAAGTGAGGTCAGGTGCCCTCACGGCAAGTAAGGATTATCTGCCTATTAAGGCCCAACGCATACCCCGTCTCAAAGTAAACATTCGGTCGATCATTTGTTATATCGCATAGAATTATTGATGAATTTCTTATCAGACGGAATATTTCCTGTGAGATGGATTCGCTATCTTCTTTCTCATCTACTCGCTTGACAGCAAAGTCGAACTTGGCGCCTGTCGGGACTATTACTGTCTTGAATATGGAGTTCAACTCCGGATCACCAAGAGCCATAACCACGAATATCTGATCTTCTAACGGGATTCGGCGTACGACTTCATTGATCCCATCGACAATCTCGTCTTCGATTATGACTTCCGCTTTCCCTGTAAGGAGCGCGTGGAGCGGATGCTTGTCTACGCAGACAGGAATCACAAATGAACGACGGCGTTCTCGCTCGATTGCGAGGATGGAAAAAAGCTCTCTTTGCAGCCAAGGGTCTTCGGCGTACTCCTTCGACCAAACGACAATGACCATCTCGAATTTTTGAAGTTCATTTTCTATGAACCCATCTAGGTCAGGACGTCCATGACTCATGATCCTGAGATCATACGCATTGGCATCAATATTACTGCCATTGCATTGCGCCACAATGCGCCGGCCGACTTCCTTGCCATCTCCCGCATAGCTTACGAAAATCTTCATTTTCGAACCCCGCTATTTATCTGAGTACCAGGAATACTCCTGCGCGGCTACCGCGTAAACTTCTTGTACTTCACCCGCTTCGGCTCGATTGAATCCGGCCCCAGCCGCCGCACCTTGTCCTCTTCATAAGCCTCGAAGTTCCCCTCGAACCACTCGACATGCGCGTCGCCTTCAAACGCAAGGATATGCGTGCAGAGGCGGTCGAGGAAGAAGCGGTCGTGCGAGATGATGACGGCGCAGCCGGCGAAATCCTCGAGCGCCGCTTCCAGCGCCTGCAGGGTTTCCACGTCAAGATCGTTCGTCGGCTCGTCCAGCAGCAGGACGTTGCCGCCGGATTTCAGCAGCTTCGCCATGTGGACGCGGTTGCGTTCGCCGCCCGAAAGCAGGCCCACCTTCTTCTGTTGGTCGCCGCCCTTGAAGTTGAACGCGCTGGCATAGGCGCGCGAGTTCATCTGCGCGTCGCCCAGGTCGATCTGCTCGGCGCCGCCCGAGATCTCCTCCCACACAGTCTTGTTGGGGTCCAGCGCGTCGCGCGATTGGTCCACATAGGACAGCGCAACGGTGTCGCCGAAGATGATCTCGCCCCCATCGGGCTTTTCCTGACCGGTCAGCATCCGGAACAGGGTGGATTTCCCCGCGCCGTTGGGGCCAATCACGCCGACGATCCCCCCGGGTGGCAAGCTGAAATCCAGACCCTCGATCAGCAGCTTGTCACCGAAGGCCTTGGTCAGCCCGGCGACCTCGATCACCTTGCTGCCTAGGCGGGGGCCGTTCGGGACGATGATCTGGGCATTGCCCACCTTCTCGCGCTCGGATTTGGACGCCATTTCGTTATAGGCGTTGATCCGCGCCTTCTGCTTGGCCTGCCGGGCCTTGGCGCCTGCGCGAATCCATTCCAGCTCGCGTTCCAGCGATTTCTGCTTGGCCTTGTCCTCGCGGGCTTCCTGCGCCAGCCGCTTGGCTTTCTGTTCCAGCCAGGCAGAATAATTGCCCTCGTAGGGAATCCCCCGGCCGCGGTCCAGTTCCAGAATCCAACTGGTGATATCGTCCAGGAAATAGCGGTCGTGCGTCACGATCAGGATCGTGCCGGGATATTCGATCAGGTGCTTCTGCAGCCAGGCAATGGTTTCGGCGTCCAGATGGTTGGTCGGTTCATCCAGCAGCAGCATGTCGGGCGCTTCAAGCAGCAGCTTGCACAGCGCCACGCGGCGGCGTTCGCCGCCTGACAGCGTGTCCACGTCGGCGTCGTCGGGCGGGCAGCGCAGGGCCTCCATCGCGACATCCACCTGAGAATCCAGATCCCACAGGTTCTCGGCGTCGATCTCGTCCTGAAGCTTCGCCATCTCCTCGGCGGTCTCGTCCGAGTAGTTCATCGCAAGCTCGTTATAGCGGTCGAGCTTGGCCTGCTTGGCCTTGACGCCCTCCATCACGTTGCCGCGCACGTTCAGGGCGGGATCAAGCTGCGGCTCTTGCGGCAGGTAGCCCACGGTCGCGCCCTTGGCGGCCCAGGCCTCGCCGGAGAAGTCCTTGTCGATGCCGGCCATGATCCGCAGCAGGGTCGATTTCCCCGCGCCGTTGACGCCGACGACGCCGATCTTGACGCCGGGCAGGAAGTTCAGGCGGATGTTTTCAAAGGTCTTCTTTCCGCCGGGATAGGTCTTGGACAGGCCGTCCATGTGATAGACATACTGATACGAGGCCATGAGCCGCTCCTGTTCGCTTGTTGCGGGCTATCTAGGCCACCGGCGGGGCGAATGTAAGCGGCGCCACGCGGGCGCCGCTTGGACTCACTGGGTCAGGTCGCGGTCGAGGAAGGCGCGGATCTGCTCGCCGGCCTGGGCGATGTTCACCACGCCGTCCAGGTGGCCGCGGGTGCCTTCCAGTTCGACCATCTCGACGGGGGTGCCGTCGGCCTTGATGATCGCGGCGGTCTCTCGCACGGCGTTACCCGGGAAGACCAGATCCTCGTCGGTGTGGATCAGCATCACCGGCACGTCGATGGCCGTGAGGCCGTCATAGACGCTTTCGCCCCCTGCCCCGCCGGCGACGAAAAGCTGGTTGGCGCGGATCAGATAAAGCAGGTGGTTCGCGTCCGAACTCGCGGCCCGCGCGGCGCCGCCGTCGTTCAGCGTCTTGACCACGGCGAACTCGTTTTCCATCGCGGCGGCGGGATCGGCCCCTTCCTCGGCCCAGTCGCGGCCAAAGGTGCCGTTGGTCCATTCGGCCGAGTTCGCGTGCAGCGTCACGATCTTCAGCGCCTGCGCCAGCCCCGCGTCGGGCGGCGTGCCCTCGTAATAGTCGCCGCCGTTCCAGTTGGGATCCAACCGCACCGGCGCACCCCAGATGTCCAGCCATGCGATCAGGTCCGCATCGGCCCAGCCCGAGGCGATCACGGGGATCACCCGCGTCAGCTTGTCGGGATGCCGCGCCGCCCAGTCATAGGCCTGCAACCCGCCCATGGATGGACCCATGACGGCATGCCACCGCTCGATCCCCAACTGCTGCATCAGCCCGTGCTGGGTTTCCACGAAATCGCCGATGGTCAGGATCGGGAAGTCCATGCCCCATGACTCGCCCGTGGCCGGGTTCACGGTCGCGGGGCCGGTGGTGATGACGGTGGGGCTTTTCGCGGCTAGGTTCACCGGCGTATCGGCAGAGACGACGAAATACCTGTCCGTGTCGATGGGCTTTCCGGGCCCGATGATCGCGTCCCAATAGCCGGGCGCCGCGTCATCTTCCGCGTATTTCCCAGCGGCGTGAGAGTTGCCGGAAAAGAAATGGGTGATCAGGATCGCGTTGTCCTTCGCCTCGTTCAGCGCGCCATAGGTTTCATAGCCCAGCGTCATCTCGGGGATCGTCTCGCCGCCGAGCGTCCGAAAATCCGTCAGGGTGAAGCTTTTCTTCTCTACGATCTCGTCCAGCGCGAAAGCGGGCGCGGCCAGCAGCAGCCCGCCCATCAGGGCGGCCAGGCAGTGTCGTGTCATGG contains:
- the chrA gene encoding chromate efflux transporter; translation: MLSQDAPTRVQGSVAEVFLAFLKLGLTSFGGPIAHLGYFRDELVVRRRWLTEAAYADVVALCQFLPGPASSQVGFTLGLMRAGWGGAIAAFLAFTLPSAVLLVTLALTAGRIEGPLMAGLLHGLKIVAVAVVAQAVWGMARSLCPDRERAAIAVAAVVLLAVAPGSVGMVAAILLGALAGLALGRGRAAEGVMPTVPVSRRAGVAAASAFVLLLVGLPLLAGMGQGFALIDSFYRAGSLVFGGGHVVLPLLQAETVAAGWVSEDAFLAGYGAAQAVPGPLFTFAAWLGAVMEPRPNGIPGAVIALLALFLPGFLLLIAALPFWDRLRRRSWAQSAMQGANAAVVGILGVALYDPVFTGAVGNRADFALALACFVALVAWKAPPWVVVVAGAIGGALLVA
- a CDS encoding NTP transferase domain-containing protein, producing MTAPEVAGILLAAGHGRRFGAGNKLLADWHGAPVVVHAADALRRIGAAQLIAVLRDRRVAALLPGFRIVMADSAESMSDSLRLGLAAACADKALVVLGDMPAVPSAHLAALIRACTPDLAAASAYVAPDGPRAGVPACLPRAMFAAAAEIQGDRGARHLLTGARLIPLPPGAAHDIDRPEDLARPHGH
- a CDS encoding TonB-dependent siderophore receptor: MSDTIRTLRLTAAPLALVLALPAFAQDSLTLDPVILSGGFSPVEAAAYGRAATVLDAEDLRRRGVSTVQDALRGLPGVSVNSTGAALTSVRIRGGEGRHTLILIDGVSAAAGDQPYYLSGLDIGDVERIEVLRGPQSVYYGSSAASGVINIITRKASETGGHARVELGNGAAAGLGQSIVTDRWRLQGDWSWRDDRGHDVSGGDGDRDGLRRGTLSLSGEWQATGTLSLGFSARRADERYDYDDTDFLASRVEDYVVDSDADAERDERLGTVWGSLDTLDGRLNHRLSWEDTRLRLDQSDGTETRARRRALKYRATLGLDGAVDTAEQTLAFALDRISDNASGVAENRRDTTSGALEYRGAFANGVDVQLGLRHDDSSDFESKTTWNAGLSWRIEGTPWRLHASAGTGLLHPQYYQILGGFGSIGNPNLKPEENRSIDLGVEYSLPDGRGVIDVTWFREKLQDEITYSFLPLPDGTNYYNETGESRREGIEVAIRQDVTDALTLGAAYTYLDAESPNSAIETRRPRHELALNASLQTFGGRGWVAADLRHVRDMADTLPFGSFETRELPDFTTVNLAASYDMTETARLSARITNLFDKDYQESWGYAAPGRAGWLGIETRW
- a CDS encoding ABC transporter substrate-binding protein, whose protein sequence is MVRRPALAAALAVLLALPAGAELPARVVSMNLCTDQLSMALAAPGQVISVSHVARDPRASAMADEAMHYPVNRGRAEEIYLLKPDLVLAGNFGGPAVAMLHRLGVPVVEVAPPTSLVEARDAIAQVGAALGRDKAAAAMIADFDRDVAELSREAGPDAPTAATWGANGYSVGGDTLAGDIMRKAGFALVADGLGMESSGFITLEQLVMADPDLIVTGTPYPAASRAEEVLDHPALDNLSGHVLRVPDALWTCALPRSLEALAMLSAEVEALR
- a CDS encoding iron ABC transporter permease — encoded protein: MSRDVRLLGGLAALVAGLALLSLLTGPAGAGPRASLSALWTGEGPLGIVLREIRAPRTLLGIMVGVSLGLSGAALQGYLRNPLAEPGLIGISTSAALGAVIAIQAGVSVLGLGVPLAALAGALGGVALILGLAGRSGGIAGGGLGLILGGIAVSALAGALTALVLNLSANPFAAYDIMFWTMGSLADRSWGHVLTAAPLMVLGWAALIRTGRDLDALSLGQEAAASMGVDLSRLRLTVVLGAAAAVGAATAVAGAIGFVGLVVPHLLRGAVGAMPSRLLPASALGGAALVLAADVAVRLILPERDLKLGVMMALVGAPVFLHLIWRTQAGR
- a CDS encoding ABC transporter ATP-binding protein, with the translated sequence MSLTLHNLTVAPEGRALLERVSLTVPAGSFVGLIGPNGAGKTTLMRAALGLISAEGQSDLAALPPARRARRAAWLPQVREIAWPIPVEALVRLGRRADPDRRADGPAVAEAMAALDVTHLAQRRATELSGGELARALIARLLAQRTPLILADEPVAGLDPAHQFAVMELFASLARQGRTVIASIHDLALAARYCQRLVLMDAGRIVADGTPTEVLSPARLTAAFGVSGAFVPTPSGPVFVTLPPPPGSAAPAPPEP
- a CDS encoding DsbA family protein, translating into MPSRRATLALLAAAVASPALGQGDRPNPMREELREALERDRNGIVLGNPQGNITLTEFFDYNCPFCKKIVPGMQRLIGSDPQLRVVFREWPIFGEGSDFAARASLASLDQGKYWQLHTSLMGMRDRAAEPSVMRVVRRLGLDEAKLREDMYSDRVEDHIARSFMLAEHMSLLGTPTLIAGDEALFGDQSFQDLTALVARARRTLGVAAG
- a CDS encoding HNH endonuclease encodes the protein MPRRSAPSIREPEAVPACPLCLRPIPPGVPQSRHHLIPKLRGGKGGETVLLHQVCHSTTHRTLSETELARNYATVEALRAHTELRRFFDWVAKRPPGWKGKVR
- a CDS encoding toll/interleukin-1 receptor domain-containing protein, producing MKIFVSYAGDGKEVGRRIVAQCNGSNIDANAYDLRIMSHGRPDLDGFIENELQKFEMVIVVWSKEYAEDPWLQRELFSILAIERERRRSFVIPVCVDKHPLHALLTGKAEVIIEDEIVDGINEVVRRIPLEDQIFVVMALGDPELNSIFKTVIVPTGAKFDFAVKRVDEKEDSESISQEIFRLIRNSSIILCDITNDRPNVYFETGYALGLNRQIILTCREGT
- the ettA gene encoding energy-dependent translational throttle protein EttA, coding for MASYQYVYHMDGLSKTYPGGKKTFENIRLNFLPGVKIGVVGVNGAGKSTLLRIMAGIDKDFSGEAWAAKGATVGYLPQEPQLDPALNVRGNVMEGVKAKQAKLDRYNELAMNYSDETAEEMAKLQDEIDAENLWDLDSQVDVAMEALRCPPDDADVDTLSGGERRRVALCKLLLEAPDMLLLDEPTNHLDAETIAWLQKHLIEYPGTILIVTHDRYFLDDITSWILELDRGRGIPYEGNYSAWLEQKAKRLAQEAREDKAKQKSLERELEWIRAGAKARQAKQKARINAYNEMASKSEREKVGNAQIIVPNGPRLGSKVIEVAGLTKAFGDKLLIEGLDFSLPPGGIVGVIGPNGAGKSTLFRMLTGQEKPDGGEIIFGDTVALSYVDQSRDALDPNKTVWEEISGGAEQIDLGDAQMNSRAYASAFNFKGGDQQKKVGLLSGGERNRVHMAKLLKSGGNVLLLDEPTNDLDVETLQALEAALEDFAGCAVIISHDRFFLDRLCTHILAFEGDAHVEWFEGNFEAYEEDKVRRLGPDSIEPKRVKYKKFTR